AATTGTTGTTAGAAGCAAATTCTAAAATAGCACTTCCAAAACCACCTTTTATAGTGCCATCTTCAACTGTAATAATTGTTTTATAGGTTGAAAAAATAGTATGTAATAAATTTTCATCCAAAGGTTTTACAAAACGCATATCGTAATGAGAAAATAAAGAGCTTGAGTTGAGGTTATCGAAGTCTTTATCTATTAACTTAAATGCTTCAGAAACATTTTTAGCAATTGTTCCAACAGATAGAATTGCTGTTTTACTTCCTTTTTTTAATTGAATTCCTTTTCCTATTTTTATTTTTTCAAAAGGTTTTTGCCAATCAATAATAGTTCCTGTTCCTCTTGGATAACGAATTGCAATCGGATTTTTTAATACTAATTGAGAAGTGTATATAATATTACGCAATTCAATTTCATTTCTTGGCGCAAAAATAATTAGATTAGGAATGCAACGTAAATATGCCAAGTCAAAAACACCATGATGTGTTGCTCCATCTTCACCAACCAAACCTGCTCTGTCTAAACAAAAAACAACAGGTAAGTTTTGCAATGCTACATCATGAATTACTTGGTCGTAAGCACGTTGTAAAAACGTAGAATAAATATTACAAAATGGTATTAAACCTTGTGTCGCCATTCCTGCAGCTAAAGTTACAGCATGTTGTTCTGCAATACCAACATCAAAAGTTCTTTTTGGGTATTTCTCCATCATAAACTTTAGTGAACTTCCTGTTAACATTGCTGGTGTAATACCAACAATTTTATCATTCTGAGCAGCTAATTCTACAATTGTTTTTCCAAAAACATCTTGATATTTGGTATATAAACTTTCTTCCTTTTTTATTCTTTCTCCAGAAATTTTATCAAATTTCCCTGGAGCATGATAGGTAACTTGGTCTTCTTCTGCTTGCTGTAAACCTTTTCCTTTTGTGGTAATTACATGTAAAAATTTAGGCCCTTTTACAGATTTTAATCTTTCTAATTCTGATAAAACTTTTGGTAAATCATGTCCATCAATAGGACCTGAATAATCAAAATTCAACGCTTTTATAATATTATTTTGTACTGCTAATCTTTTATCGGTTTTTACCTTTGTTAAATACTCTTTTAAAGCACCAACTGAAGGATCGATTCCAATAGCATTATCGTTTAAAATGATGAGTAAATTCGCATTTGAAACCCCTGCATGATTCAAGGCTTCAAAAGCCATTCCGCTAGCAATAGAAGCATCACCAATTACAGCAATATGTTGTTTTTCTATTTCTCCTTTTAGGTTAGAAGCAATTGCCATTCCTAATGCTGCAGAAATAGAAGTTGATGAATGCCCAACTCCAAAAGCATCAAATTCGCTTTCTTTTATTGACGGAAAACCTGCAATTCCACCAAATTGTCTATTGGTATGAAAATTATCTTTTCTTCCCGTTAAAATTTTATGTCCGTATGCTTGATGGCCAACATCCCAAACCAATAAATCATTAGGAGTGTCAAATAAATAATGAATAGCAATTGTAATTTCTACAACACCTAAACTAGCACCTAAATGACCTTCTTTTGTAGATACAATATCAATAATAAATGCCCTCAATTCTTTTGCGACTTGAGTTAATTGTTCTGGATTTAATTTTCTTAAATCAGACGGATTTGATATGTTTTCTAATAAGTTCTTCATTCAAACACAAAAATACAACATCAAATTTTGTAATATTGATTTTTATATTCAAAAAAATGATACAACCTTTCGACGATACTTATTTTATGAAAAGAGCTTTACAGGAAGCAGAAACTGCTTTTGATAAAGGCGAAGTTCCTGTTGGAGCTGTTATTGTTTTTAAAGATCAAATTATTGCAAGAGCACATAATTTAACAGAAACATTGACAGATGTAACTGCGCATGCAGAAATGCAAGCTTTTACTGCTGCTGCAGATTTTTTAGGCGGAAAGTATTTAAAAGAGTGTGTTTTGTATGTTACTTTAGAGCCTTGCCAAATGTGCGCTGGTGCAAGTTATTGGGCTCAAATTGGTAAGATTGTTTATGGAGCTTCAGAACCAGAAAGAGGTTTTAAAAACTTAAATACTACGTTACATCCAAAGACAAAAGTAGTAGCAGGAATTTTAGAAAACGAATGTTCGCAGCTTTTAAAGCGTTTTTTTGTTGAAAAAAGAAACTTGAATTAATCTTCTATATATTCTAAAATATCTGCAGGTTGACACTCTAATGCTTTGCAAATTGCTTCTAAAGTAGAAAAACGAACTGCTTTTGCTTTACCCGATTTTAAAATGGATAAGTTTGCAGTTGTAATACCAATTATTTCTGCCAATTCTTTACTCCGCATTTTGCGTTTGGCAAGCATTACGTCTAAGTTTACTATGATTGCCATATTATATTGTTAAATCGTTTTCTTCCTGTAGTTTTTGCCCTTTCTTAAAAATATCGATATATGTATAAATTATAAGTGCTATACAAGAGTGAATAAAAAGATAAAAATATTCTTCTTCGAAACTAACTTTTTCATTTTCTATCCAACCCATAATTATAATACCAGTATTTAAAATGATTGGAATAAAATTTAGTCTAAAGAATATTTTAAGTTTATTTAAAGATTTTGTTGTAAACAGCTCGTCTTCTATAAAAATCTTAAAAAATTCTTTTAACACATAAAAGTATATTGAATAAAACAATAGCCAAAGCCACATAAAAATAATCGTATACGAAAACTGGTATTTAATAACTCCTTTTATAAATGGAATACTAATTTGGGCATTAAAACCATTTACGTCATTCTCTAAAACATCTACAAAAGGAGCGTCAAAAAACCGATACTGTTCAATTAATGATAAAATTGAAAATAAAAATACAAACAAAAAGAAAGTACTAAATATGTAAAAGAAAGACTTTGCACAGATGTAAATAATTTTTTTCATAAAGTTTTATTTTTTCTAAATTTATTAAATAAATTTAAGAGCGTTACAGTAATTTTGCTTTTTCTATAATGAATTCAAGTTCTTGACCATTTCTTAATACCTTTATTTTTATCGTATTCGTTTCTACATCGTTGAAAAGACCATTTTGTACAATTTTACACCATTGTTCTTGCGTTACGTGTGAATAATTTATTTTATTTATACTTAGAATTTGATCTCTGTATTTTAAAAATTTTGAGGCATCAATATCATCATATATATAGTCAACAAAGAGTTTGTTTTTCTCAAATGTAGGGTTAAAACCAAAAGCGACTCCTTCATTTTTTTCTCTTTTACTTTGTTTAATTAGTTTTAAACTTTTTGTTTTCCAGTTAAAAATAACTCTATAATTTTTAAGAAATTCTAATCCTATATTATTGTCTAGATCCTTTACGATAACAATAGCATCGTTTATATCATAATCTCCTATTTTAAAACTCTCAATTCTAGCCAAATGTGATTTTCTTAATTTTGCACTTTTTCCAAAAGCTCCAAAACCAGAACCACCAGAACCTCTAATAGATTTGCTAATTTTTTTTGATTCTTTTTGTTCGTTAAAAACTTTATAGCTCAAATGAGAATCACCAGAATTCCCTAAATCTATTACATTATTTAATACCTTTTCTCCATTTACTTTTGTAATAATTGATACTTGATAGGCATCACCTACAAATATTTTTGATTCAGAATGATCCGTTGGTATATTTAAAGTTTCTTCGTTATCAGTAATGGTTATCATTTTGTTTTGAAAATCAAAATCCCAAACTGCATGTCTCATTAGGTTAGAACCTATTAGTCCATCAACTTCTAAACAAGCTAGATCTCCTTTTTTAAGATCTAATATAGAACCTATAGTTCCTTTAAAATTTATTCCACCAACCTCAATATCATCTAATTTTACATATGCTAAATTCGCTGACTTATCATTAATATCAGCTATATCAGATGAACCAGCAGTAATAAGATTTAATTTATCTGCTAATTCATTAGAAATAATATTAGTGGCCCCTGTATCTAAAATGAAATCATAAACTTCCCCTTTAATTGTTACTTTTAAAAGAATATGTCCTGTTTTAGTATATTCAAACGGAAATGTTACTTTGTAGTTTTTTTGAGTAACTTCTCCCACTTTAAGGATCTTTCTTACTTTTGCTCCTGCACAACTACTTAACATTATAGATAAGACTACTAAATACAATACGTTTTTAAACTTCATGGTTTTTTTCTTTAAATATTTTCACAAATGTATATATAAATTATCGAAAAACAATAATAAAATATTTAAAAATGATAATTATTTTAATTTTAAGCAAAAAAAATCAGCACTAAAAAGTACTGATTTCTTTAAATTTATATAAAATTAAATCTTAATCTCTAGACATAAATATTCGTAAAACATACCAAAAAAGTAACATTAATGATGCGAATAAACCTAAAGAAGCAGGGATGTAATCTTCTGTTCCGTATTTATTTACCAAGTTAGAAGTTTGATATAAAATAGAACCTCCAGCCAATACACACATTCCTACAGAAAACCATAAACCTAGATCGAAACCAAATAAAGAACCTGCAACAATTAATCCCATTGCAATAAAAAAGCCAACAGTTAAACCTGCTTTTATAAATGAAAAATCTTTTTTAGTAACAAAAACAACTGCAGATATACCAGCAAATAATGCCAAAGTAACTACTGCCGCTTGTTGCACCAATTCTGAACTATCTGTATAGTAAATTGCGATGTATAAAAGCGGAACAAAAATAAGTGCTTGTGCAAAAATATAAAGCGCATACGCCAAATATTGTGTGTTTTTATCGGATGTTTTTAAAATGGTACTTTCTGCATAATTTGTAACTAGCATAAAACCACCCAACATTATTAACCAACGCCAACCTTGTGTCATAGACATCATAAAGTCTACAATCATACTGCTTTGAAGTAATAAATATTCAAAAAGCACAAATACTAAAACACCACCAGCAACGTGTGCGTATGTTTTTTTGTAAAATTCTACACGAACTTGATCTGTAGATTCAATTAATAATACTTTGTTTTGAAACGTATTTTCCATATTTTAAATTTTTAAATAAAGGTATTCTTTTTGTAGAAAAGAATAAAAGGTAAGGTAGAAATTTATACTTTTTTTATGACGCTAGTTACAATTCCCCAAATCATAAAGTCGTTATCTTCAGTAATTTTTATAATCGGATAATTAGGGTTTTCTGGTTGTAACCAAACTTCATTTTTTTCTACTCGTAAACGCTTTACAGTAAATTCACCATCTAAAAAACAGACTGCAATTTTATTGTTTGCAGGTTCTAAACTTCTATCAATAACTAATAAATCATTGTCGTCTAAACCAGCATCAATCATAGATTGACCTTTTACTTTTGCAAAAAAAGTAGCGTCTTTATTCTGAATAAGCTCATCATCTAAAGAAATTCTGGTTTCTCTAAAATCATCTGCAGGTGATGGAAATCCGGCAGAAATGCCAACATCTACAAATACAGCTCCATTTCCAGTGGAAGCTTTTGGTGTAAAAAAAGTAAGTGTTTTAGATGTTTCCATTTGAATGTAAATTACAGCTCTTCTTTAAATTTATTTTTGATTATCCCTAAGTATCATAAACCCATAAATTGTTGTTTTACGGCGTCTACTTTGTAACGTTACAAAAAACAAATATTTATTTTTATTCTGCGTAAATCTGCTGAATCTGCGGGACAATTTCCTTTTATATTTATTTTCCCGCTGATTTTGCAAATAGTCGCTGATTTTTATCAGCATGATAAAAATCGGATATATAGAATTTATTCGATTTTATTGTAAAATAACGGCTTTTTCAACAAGTACGTCATAAGAGTAACCTGCTCCAAAGTCTTTATTTAAAACAACAGTTCCTTTTATGGTAACAACGCTACCAACTCTAAACCTATCATTACTTGTAACTGTAATATCGAATTGGCCGTTTCCTTTTGTACCATCTTGTAAATGCATAAAATTAACACCCATAATTCCGTTATTAACCTTTACAACTTTTGCTTTGATAATAACTTGTTTGTTTTGATATGCTTCAGGGTTTTCAAAAAGTTCTGCAATTCGTATTCCGTTAGCAGCTTTATCAACGTTAACTACTTTTGAATTCCCTTTATTAATAATTTTCTTTGTAGCAGTCTTAACTGCATCCTTATTATCTCTAACACCTTGAGCAAAAACAATGTTTTCAAAAGTTCGTTTTAGACTTTTACTTTCAAATTTCCCCATTTCCATTCCTTGGTCATAATAGTAAGTAGCTCCTATTTCTATCGGTCTACCTGGTATTGCCATCCAATATTCTTTATTATTTTCAGAAACTTTAAGATAAATATATCCTCCGGCTGCTATTTTTTCTAGTACAACAACTTCATGTGCATTTGAAGATGCTATGCTTTCTACAGAAACTTTTTCTTCTGTAGGCTTTGCTTTTTCAGTGTCCTTACAACCTGTTAAAAGCCCTATTGTAATTAAAAAAAGTAGTGTAAAATATTTCATTATTATTGTTTTCATTTGACTGCAAATTATAACTTTTCTTTAAATCTTTTAGATATTATTTTACAATTAAAAGATAGTCTTACAATCATTACAGATGTGTCTTGTCTTCTCAAAAAAAGGAAATAACATATAAAACACATTTTTTCTTTGAATAGGAGCAATTAACACGCTGCTAGAATTACATTTAGGACAAAAAATATCATTCCCGTTTTTATCTTTTTGATAGGTTCTAATTTCATTATAAATTTTAAGAGCTTTCTCAAAATCATTTTGATGAACTAATAGTTTTACGCCACCAATTGCATTACTAATTAAAGGATCTGAATCTATTGTTTTTTCATCCATCAACATCGTTTTAAAACCTTCTGAGTCTAATCTCGATTTTGTAACATGTGCTTCTGTTGAATATTCAAAAACAGCTAAAATTTTATAATTATCATTCATAAAAAGAAGGTTTATTTTACAGTTATAATCTCATTAATATTTGTCGTGAATTTAGAAGATAATCTTTCTTGACGCATTTTCCAAGTTCGATTTAAATCTTGATTTCCTAATTTGATTTTATCAGATTTAAACTTTTTATTCAACTTGTCAATAGCAGACATTAAAGGTTTGTGTTTTGGGTTTTCGCTTGAAAATAAATTCAGTTGAAAATTATCATTAGGTACTAAACCAGTAACAATTACGCCTGCTCTTTTATATTTTATGCCACTTTTAAAAATAGATTTTACAGCAGCTACAGCAGCATTAGCAATCGTTAAAGTAGAATCTGTTGGATAAGAAAAAACAACCGTTGTACTTTCTCTATGTTGTTGCATTTCTTTTTTATGACGATCACTAGAAAGTTGCACAATTAACATGTGACAACTCGATTCTTGATTCCGTAATTTTTCTGCACAACTTGCTGCAAACGTAGAAATACGTTCTTTAATATTATCAATATCAGAATATGTATATTCAAAACTTCTGGTTGTTGCAATCATCTTTTTTGATGAAACTTCTTCTAACGGAATTTTAGAAATTCCTTGTAAATCTTTTTGTAAACGCCATTCTACAATAGAAAACTCTTTTAAAACCAAATCACTTGGTAATTGTGTAAAATCATACGCAGTTACACAACCTTTTGCTTGTAATCGTTTTTTTAAACGACTTCCAATTCCCCAAACATTTCCAATTTTGGTCCATTTTAATGCTTTAATTCTGTTTTCTTCAGAATCAATTACACAAATTCCTTTCGATTGTTTTAGGTTAGAACGTGCAATTTTATTGGCAACTTTTGTCAATGCTTTTGTAGGTGCAATTCCTACACAAGTTGGTATGCCTGTCCATTTTAGAACTCTGCTTCTCATTTTGGTTGCATATTCAATCAAATCATAATTTTCGAAACCATCTAATTTCAAAAAAGATTCATCGATAGAATAGACTTCTACATCTGGTGAAAAGTCTGCAAGAATATTCATAACTCTAGAACTCATATCTCCATATAAAGGGTAATTAGAAGATAAAACGGTAATATTATTTGCTTTACAGAATGCATCCCATTTAAAAATTGGCGCACCAAAAGGCAGTTGTAATTTCTTAGCCTCATCGCTCATAGAAATAACACAACCATCATTATTGCTTAAAATAGCAATTGGTTTTCCTTGTAAATTCGGATTAAAAACCCGTTCACAAGAAGCATAAAAATTATTACAATCTACGAGTGCAAACATGTTATAAAAGTATCAAAAAATAGCAGGCAAAATTGCGTTGTTAATATCTTAATCGGATAAAATAAAATTAGTTTTCAAGAAGATCAACAACCTTATTATAAGCACTTTTTAATTTTTTAATCACAGTTTCTATCTCTTCTATCTCTAAATGTCCAAATCCAAAACGAATAGCACAGGTGTTTCTATCTTGATACAAAATCGTTTTTGGTAGAAATAAATTATTTTTTTCTGCTTCTTCTGCTAGTTTTACTAAAGATATATTCGATTGAAACTCTAACCAAATAGCTAACCCTCCCGAAGGAACTTTCCATTGAATAATTTCTGAAAAATATTCAGTTAGGAGTTCACATAAATAATCGCGTCTTTGTTTATAGATGATGATATTTTTTTTCATCAAACGATATATCTCACCTTCATGAATTAATTCAGACAACATTTGTTCTTGAATTAAATCACCTTGTTTGTCTAATAATTGCAGATAATTTTTTGCTTCAGAAATTAGATTTTCTGGTGCGACTACAAATCCTGTTTGAAAACTTGGAAATAAAGACCTTCCTAATTTCCCTAAATAAATGACCATTCCATTCGCATCTGCACTTGCCATTGGTAACATTGCAGAACCTTCAAACTGAAAATCGTAATCGTAATCATCTTCAATAATAGCAAATCCGTATTCTTTGGCAAGTTGTAACAACTCTAAACGACGCTCTGCGCTTAATGTAACTACAGTTGGGTAATCTCTATGAGCACAAACATAAACGCATCTGATACTTTTTTTTACAAAATGTTTTCTAATATAATCAACATCCAAACCATCTTTATCTACAGGAATTGTTTTGATACTTGCACCTGCTTGTTGAAAAATCATATTTGATGCGTAATTACTTAAATGTCCAACTAATACAATATCGTTTTGTTTCATTAATAATTGAGATACGATGTACAAACTCATTTCTGTACTACGTGTATTTATTAAATTATTTGGATTTATATGAAAACCTCGAGTTGCATTTAAATAATTACATAGTTGCGTTTGAAATAATGAATAGGAAGATTCATTGTGTCTGTTCCATTTATTTACCAACGTTTTTCGTTTCATGGCAGCGCTGTACCATCTTGTAAATTCATGAACAGGATGCAATCGTAAATCTGGTTTTCCGTCATTAATTGTATACTTAGCATCTGTTAATTGAGTAGTTGATGCTAGATTAAATGATGTTTGAAAAGGAAAACCTGTTGTTTTAGAGTAGGTGTAAGCTTGATGTACTTTTTGAGAAGTTGCTTTTATTTTTGCTGTTTGTTCCGCAGGATCTAAAACAAATGTGCCTTTATTGGGTATTATCTCCACCCAACCTTGAGAAGCTAATTCTTCATAGATAGCAACTGCTGTGTTTCTGTGAATTTTTAATAACTCACCTAAAACACGGGTTCCTGGTAACATTGCACCTTTGGTTAAATACCTGCGTTGTATCGCATTTATAATCTGCTGAGAGACTTGTATATATAAAGGTTGAGATAGACTTTTATCAAAATCTATGAGTTGTTTAAATAACGTGTTAACCGGACTATCTTTCATTTTAAAACTGGACTAGTTTAATCGTCCGGAAAGTTACGACTTTTGTAGCGTTTTAAAATCAAAATAAAATGACACGAAATAAATTTTTAATTATTGCTCTTTTAGCATTGTCTATGGCTTCTTTTTCTCAGGAAAAAAAGGAGGTTCAAGAATTAGATACAGTTTTAATAAAATCTTCTAGAATAGATTTACCTTTTAAAGCGAACTCTAGAACGATTAATGTTATTACATCTAAAGTTATAAAAAATAGTGCAGCTACAAATGTTGCCGATTTATTACAACAAGTTGCAGGTGTAGATATTAGAAGAAGAGGAACTGCAGGTAGTCAAGCAGATTTATATATTAGAGGTGGTGGTTTTGATCAAACGTTACTTTTAATTGATGGTATTAAAATGGATGATTCTCAAACAGGACATCACACATTAAATGCTGCTTTACCTATTGAGCTTATTGAAAGAATAGAAGTTATTAAAGGTCCAGCTGCTAGAGTCTTCGGTCAGAATGCATTTACTGGAGCAATAAATATTGTAACTAAAAAGAAATTAGCAAACACCGTTTCTGCAAATATTGAAGTTGGTTCTTTTGGTCAAATTAATCGCTCTATTACTGTTGGAAAAGAATATGAAAATACTTCTATTATAGCACACGTAGGTGTTTTACAGTCGAATGGTTATAGACATAATTCAGATTTTGAAAATAAAAATTATGTATTAAAAGGAACTTTCAATAAGAAAAAACAACCTATAGAAGTATTAGCTACTTTTTTCGATAAAAAATTCGGAGCAAATGGATTCTATGCAAGTGCAACTGCTACAGAACAATATGAAGAAACGCAGAGTAGTTTATTAGGTGCTTCTACTACTTTTAAAACAGAAAAGTTTAAAATTACGCCAAGAGTTTATTGGAAAAGAGGGCAAGACGACTATGTTTATATTAGAGATAACCCAAGTGTTTATAGAAACTTACATATTACAAATAAAGTAGGTGTAGAAACAAACGCGTCTTACACATCAGATTTAGGTATTACTGGTTTTGGTGTAGATATTTCTAGAGTTTTTATCAGTAGTAATAATTTAGGAAACAGAAATAGAACGATGGCAAATTTGTTTTTAGAACACCGTTTTAAATTTGCAGATGGTCAAATAGATGTTACTCCAGGAGTTGCTGTTACTTATTTTTCTGATTTTAAATTCCATGCTTTTCCAGGGTTGGATATTGGTTTTAAATTGTCTGATAATTTAAAAGCGTATGGTAACTTAGGTGCTACTTACAGAATACCTACATATACAGATTTGTATTATAATGATAGAAGTACAATTGGTAATCCGAACTTAAAACCAGAAGAAGCGTTTGCTCAAGAAATTGGATTAAAATATAATTCAGAAAGATTTACAGCTTCTGTAGCAATTTTTAATAGAGATGCAGATAATTTAATCGATTTTATTAGACCAGATGTAACATCAAAGTATGAAGCAACAAATATTGCAAAAGTAAATACACAAGGTTTTGAGTTTAATGCAGATTATCGTTTTAAATTAAATGACTTTAACCAGACTTTATCTTTTGGATATAATTTTTTAAATGATGATATTTTAGATCAGAATAAAGATTTATCTCGTTATTCTTTAAACACATTAAAACATCAGTTTATAACACGTTTTACAAGTAAATTGTTTAAAAATGTAAGACAAAATATTATTTATAAACATGCAGAAAGAACTGTCGGTACAAGTTATAATGTTTGGGATGCTTCTGTAATTGTAGATTTTAATAAATTTAGCTTTACAGCTACTGCTAATAATATTTTTGATGCAGACTATATAGAATCTGGTTTTGTACCAATGCCACCAAGTAATGTTTTATTTGGATTGCGTTATAGTTTCTAAAGAAGACGTTTATATAAAAATTAAAAAAAGCCTTGATACATTTGTATCAAGGCTTTTTGTTTTTTAAAATTATTGAAAATTTTATGTAACAAAATCAAGTTTTAAACTACTAATAATAGAAGCTCAACCACACTTTAACTCTTCAATACTTTTATTTCTAGGATAAAATGGTATTAATTGAAGTTTGAAATCATCAAAAAACAGCGCATTTAAAAGTTGATTTCAGTAAAAAAGAGTTTCTCTTTATATTGATAAAATAAGTGGTCTTATTTAGTCAAAAACCTTTATATTTAATCACTTTTAAAACGAACTTGCTATGATGGAATGGTTTCAAGAATTGTCGTCTTTTCAAAAGACGTATTGGATAATTACGGGGATTTCTACCTTTATCTTTATTATCGTATTAATCAGTACTTTTATTGGTGCAGATGCAGATGATATTGGTGATGTAGATGCAGAAATAGAAGCAGATACAGGTGCTGGTTTTCAATTTTTTACATTGAAAAATTTAGTAGCATTCTTTACTATTTTTGGTTGGAGCGGAATTTCAAGTATAGATGCAGGAAATTCAAAAACTACAACAATTATTATTTCACTTCTTTGTGGTTTGGCAATGATGTTTGTAATGGCAGCAATGTTTTATTACATCAGTAAATTAACTTCTAGTGGAACTTTAAAAATGAAAAATGCTTTAAATACTATTGGAGAAGTTTATTTAACTGTAGGAGCAAAAAGATCAAGTATCGGAAAAGTACAAGTAAAAGTGCAGGGAGCGTTAAGAGAATTAGACGCTTTAACAGATTATGATGAAGACTTAACACAAGGAAATGTCATAAAAGTGATTGAAGTAACAAACAACGGAATATTAATTATAGAACCTCAAAAATAATAAAAAAACTATGCTAAATTTAATGATATTACAAGCTAGCCAATTTGCTGGATTAATTGGAATCGGAATTGCTATTCTATTCATTTTTATATTGCTTGTTGCAATGGTAAAACGATACAAAAGGTGTCCTTCAGATAGAATTTTGGTTGTTTATGGAAAAGTTAGTGGGGGAGAATCTGCGAAGTGTATTCATGGTGGAGCCGCATTTATTTTTCCTGTAATTCAAGATTATCAGTTTTTAGATTTAACACCAATTTCTATAGAAGTGAATTTGGTAAACGCACTTTCTAAACAAAATATTCGTGTAAATGTACCTTCAAGGTTTACAATTGGAGTTTCTACAGAACCAGGAATCATGCAAAATGCAGCTGAACGTTTATTAGGTTTAGCACAAGCTGATATTCAAGAATTAGCACAAGAAATCATTTTTGGTCAATTACGTTTGGTAGTTGCATCTATGGATATCGAAGAAATAAATTCTGATAGAGATAAATTTTTAACGAATATTTCTAAATCTGTAGAATCAGAATTAAAGAAAGTTGGTTTAAAATTAATCAACGTAAATATTACAGATATTGTTGATGAATCTGGTTATATAGAAGCTTTAGGTAAGGAAGCAGCGGCACATGCAATTAACGCAGCACGTAAATCTGTAGCAGAAAAAACGAGAGATGGTTCTATTGGTGTAGCAGATGCTGTACAAGATGAAAGAATTAAAGTATCTCAGTTACAAGCAATGGCAAAAATTGGAGAAGCAAAAGCGGCTCAAAATGAAAGAACGCTAGTTGCAGCTTCAATGGCAGAAGCAAAAATTGGAGAAGCAAATGCTAATCAAAATGAGAGAGTACAAACAGCAAATGCGATTGCATTAG
The window above is part of the Polaribacter sp. SA4-12 genome. Proteins encoded here:
- a CDS encoding aminotransferase-like domain-containing protein, which produces MKDSPVNTLFKQLIDFDKSLSQPLYIQVSQQIINAIQRRYLTKGAMLPGTRVLGELLKIHRNTAVAIYEELASQGWVEIIPNKGTFVLDPAEQTAKIKATSQKVHQAYTYSKTTGFPFQTSFNLASTTQLTDAKYTINDGKPDLRLHPVHEFTRWYSAAMKRKTLVNKWNRHNESSYSLFQTQLCNYLNATRGFHINPNNLINTRSTEMSLYIVSQLLMKQNDIVLVGHLSNYASNMIFQQAGASIKTIPVDKDGLDVDYIRKHFVKKSIRCVYVCAHRDYPTVVTLSAERRLELLQLAKEYGFAIIEDDYDYDFQFEGSAMLPMASADANGMVIYLGKLGRSLFPSFQTGFVVAPENLISEAKNYLQLLDKQGDLIQEQMLSELIHEGEIYRLMKKNIIIYKQRRDYLCELLTEYFSEIIQWKVPSGGLAIWLEFQSNISLVKLAEEAEKNNLFLPKTILYQDRNTCAIRFGFGHLEIEEIETVIKKLKSAYNKVVDLLEN
- a CDS encoding DUF2007 domain-containing protein, with protein sequence MNDNYKILAVFEYSTEAHVTKSRLDSEGFKTMLMDEKTIDSDPLISNAIGGVKLLVHQNDFEKALKIYNEIRTYQKDKNGNDIFCPKCNSSSVLIAPIQRKNVFYMLFPFFEKTRHICNDCKTIF
- a CDS encoding Y-family DNA polymerase, translating into MFALVDCNNFYASCERVFNPNLQGKPIAILSNNDGCVISMSDEAKKLQLPFGAPIFKWDAFCKANNITVLSSNYPLYGDMSSRVMNILADFSPDVEVYSIDESFLKLDGFENYDLIEYATKMRSRVLKWTGIPTCVGIAPTKALTKVANKIARSNLKQSKGICVIDSEENRIKALKWTKIGNVWGIGSRLKKRLQAKGCVTAYDFTQLPSDLVLKEFSIVEWRLQKDLQGISKIPLEEVSSKKMIATTRSFEYTYSDIDNIKERISTFAASCAEKLRNQESSCHMLIVQLSSDRHKKEMQQHRESTTVVFSYPTDSTLTIANAAVAAVKSIFKSGIKYKRAGVIVTGLVPNDNFQLNLFSSENPKHKPLMSAIDKLNKKFKSDKIKLGNQDLNRTWKMRQERLSSKFTTNINEIITVK
- a CDS encoding TonB-dependent receptor plug domain-containing protein; protein product: MTRNKFLIIALLALSMASFSQEKKEVQELDTVLIKSSRIDLPFKANSRTINVITSKVIKNSAATNVADLLQQVAGVDIRRRGTAGSQADLYIRGGGFDQTLLLIDGIKMDDSQTGHHTLNAALPIELIERIEVIKGPAARVFGQNAFTGAINIVTKKKLANTVSANIEVGSFGQINRSITVGKEYENTSIIAHVGVLQSNGYRHNSDFENKNYVLKGTFNKKKQPIEVLATFFDKKFGANGFYASATATEQYEETQSSLLGASTTFKTEKFKITPRVYWKRGQDDYVYIRDNPSVYRNLHITNKVGVETNASYTSDLGITGFGVDISRVFISSNNLGNRNRTMANLFLEHRFKFADGQIDVTPGVAVTYFSDFKFHAFPGLDIGFKLSDNLKAYGNLGATYRIPTYTDLYYNDRSTIGNPNLKPEEAFAQEIGLKYNSERFTASVAIFNRDADNLIDFIRPDVTSKYEATNIAKVNTQGFEFNADYRFKLNDFNQTLSFGYNFLNDDILDQNKDLSRYSLNTLKHQFITRFTSKLFKNVRQNIIYKHAERTVGTSYNVWDASVIVDFNKFSFTATANNIFDADYIESGFVPMPPSNVLFGLRYSF
- a CDS encoding flotillin family protein; its protein translation is MILQASQFAGLIGIGIAILFIFILLVAMVKRYKRCPSDRILVVYGKVSGGESAKCIHGGAAFIFPVIQDYQFLDLTPISIEVNLVNALSKQNIRVNVPSRFTIGVSTEPGIMQNAAERLLGLAQADIQELAQEIIFGQLRLVVASMDIEEINSDRDKFLTNISKSVESELKKVGLKLINVNITDIVDESGYIEALGKEAAAHAINAARKSVAEKTRDGSIGVADAVQDERIKVSQLQAMAKIGEAKAAQNERTLVAASMAEAKIGEANANQNERVQTANAIALAKIGEAEALKAERIKTSEADALAITGENTAKISIAESDALRREREAEAEKRAIATEKVQAAKALEEAYAAEQEAENARASRDKATKYADIVIPAEIAKAKVEIDAEAQAENIRRIAKGDADAIFLKAEAEANGLYEVLTKQAAGFDQIVKAAGNNSQNAALLLIADKLPELVKIQAEAIKNIKIDKVTVWENGGGKDGKTSTSNFISGMYKAVPPLQEMFNMAGMELPNYLKGKNIPAEEISTEETTEVIASTEVTETKDNLPA